A segment of the Acidobacteriota bacterium genome:
ATTGCGAGAAGCGGACGGACGAGCCCTACGGCGTTCCCTACGAGTGCCTCTCGCCGGAGGGCGACCACGCGCGGCGCGCGCTCGTCGATCTCCTCGTCCTCGTGAGAGAGCTGCGCGCCATTCAGCTCGCGGCTCCCAAGGGGACGGAGACGGCGCCCGAGCGCTCGGACGCGTGGCGCGCGTACAAGGACAAATGGTTCGCGCCCGCCCACCCCTGCGCGGGTGCGGAGTGCGCCGAGCGCGAGAAGGCGGATCCCGCGCCTGGTCGATTTGCGCTGTTTGGACTCGACGCGACCTGGAACCCGACGGGCCACTTCGTCGATATCGCCGCTCGCGGCACGCTGCTCAAGTACTCGGAGGATCTGAATCCGTTCCTTTACGCCCTGAACGCGAACGCCGGCTACCGGCAGTACACGGACGGCGGCGGCGGAGCCGGCCTCGTCGGGATCGGGGTCGACCTCGTGCTCCCGGTCGGGCTACGCGCGTCGCTCGGCTTCACGGCCGCCGGCCTGCGGGTCACGTACGGGGGCGACCGGGCCGGTCCGGAACTCTATTCGCGCTTCTTCCGCTTCAACTACAAGCTGAAGGACGGCCTTTTCCTCTCGGTCGATGCGCCGATGGAGGTGAACTGGCTGAAGCCCCGCGTGGAGTGGACGTTCGGCGTCGGCCTCCTCTACGCCCCGGCCTCCAGCCGGCTGGAGAAGGACCGCGGCCTCCTCCTTTCGAAGGAGACGCTGGCCGTTCGCAAGGACGATACGTGGGTTCCGCCGCCCGCGCCTTACGGCCATCTCAAGGGCCGGAGGCCCTCGTGGTACGTCGTTACGGGCGTGACCGTCGCGGAGAAGCCCGAGAACGCCGTCGAGGGGCGCAACTACGGGCTCGGTGTGCTCGGAGGCGAGGTCGCGTGGGACCGCAACCGCTGGGGCGGCCGGTTCGAGTGGGTTCCGGCGGTGTCGCTGGCCGTCGGCCACCGCGTGACTTCCGGCGAGTCGAAGTACCTCACGGGCACGCTCGCCGCCACCGTGCGCTGGTACGCGCTCAAGGTCGTCGGCCTCGCGCTGACGCCGGTGCGTGTCGAATACGGACCGAAGGTCCGCGGGGACGAGGAGTTCGACGTGTCGCCGGGAGTCCACGGCGACGCCGGCAGCCAGTATTACTTCCAGGCCGGCACGCGCCTCGGCGTCATGCTGAACGCCGGGATCATCGACATCCTCGTCGAAGGTCCGACGCTCGCGTGGAACTCCTCTCCGTTCACGGCGAAGGAAATCCTCAGCTTCCGACTCGGCATCCGCCTGGACTGATCCGTCGATACAGTCTCCGCCGGATGCGGGAGAACGACGACTATTCCGGAGCAGCGCTGGCCGTGAGTTGCGTTATCAGCCACTGACGGAAGGACACCAGTTCCTCCACTTCGCGGGCGCTCCAGCCGAGCGCTTTCACCGCCGGAAGCGGGTCGAAGTCTCTCAGTACCCAGGCCAGCGTCAAGGACGAGAACCCGGCGTCCTTTTTGGGGGCGTCGCGCAAGCCCGCTTGGAGATCGCCCCCTGCGTCCAGCAGCGCTTTGACGTCGACCAGGTCACGGACTTCGGATCGCTCGAGCAATGTTGCGAGCTTGCTCGCGAGAATCTCGTGCTTGCTATCCACTGAAATGGCCGCACCATCGATGAGTGTCTGCTCTGGAGGCTCGATTGCGGCGAAGGGCTCGGCGACGAGGTCCACCACACAGGTCTCTCGTCCGTCCGACACGCGGAGCTCGCTGAACGCGGGTGCCGTCCTGAGAACATGAATTTCGAGGCCCGCCGCTCGCAACACCGACATGGCGTCGGCTACGACGTTGCCGAGCTCCGATCGGTTCCTCCAGAAGAGGTCCAGATCCCTGGTCCCACGGTGGCCCAAGTGCACCCCCGCCAGGGCGCCTCCACCCGTCAACGTCCAGCGCGGAGTGATCTCAGCAAGCACTCCAAGGATGCGGCGCTGGAGGGCCGTGAGCCTATCGCCAGACACAGCCCTGACCCTCCCACGTTTCGAAGAGCCATGACCAGAACTCTCGCGTGCGCCCGAGATAGCGCGTCAGCCGCGGCCAGAGATCCAGGATCTCGCGGGGGCGGACGAACAGGAACACGTCGTCTGGCTTGGCCTGACGCATGAGCTTGCCGACCAGATAGGCGCGCACCTCCGGGTCGGGATCCGTCAGTCCCTTGCGGAACTGGTTCAGCGTGAGACCGCAGTCCCAGAGGAAGTAAGGACGATCCTGCGCATCGGCGAGCCGCTCGGCGGGCGTGTAGCTCAGCACGCAACCAGCGTACCAGAGCGGCGGGACTCCTGAACGGCGTACGGCCTGAAATGGCGGGTCTCTCTCGCGGTTCGCGTTGGGCTCGGGTATCGTGCCCACTGTTCGAGCATGACCAGCACGGCCGCAGGTCCGCCAGGCGCCCCCACGTTTCGATTCGACACGGTTGCCGGGCTCACGGCCGCGGCAGTCGTCTTGCCCAAGGCGATGGCCTACGCGTCGGTCGCGGGCCTGCCCGTCGCCGTCGGGCTCTACACCGCGTTCGTCCCGACGGCCGTCTACGCGCTGCTCGGCTCGTCGCGCGTCCTCAGCGTCAGCAGCACCACCACGCTGGGGATCCTCGCCGGCACGCAGCTGGGCCTCGCGGTGCCGGACGGCGATCCGGCGAAGCTCGTGACGGCGACCGCCACGCTCGTCGCGCTCGTGGGCGCGATGCTGGTCGTGGCGAGGCTCCTGAAGCTGGGGTTCGTCGCCAACTTCATCTCCACGCCGGTTCTGACGGGCTTCAAGGCCGGCATCGGCCTCGTGATCGTGCTGGACCAGGTGCCGAAGCTCCTCGGAGTCCACATCGCGAAGCAGGGCTTCTTCCGCGACGTCCTCGGCGTCGCGCGCCACGTCCCGGAGACCTCGCAGGTCACGCTTCTCGTGGCCGGCGCGACGCTGCTCGTCCTGATCGGCATGGAGCGCCTCTGGCCTCACTCGCCCGCGCCGCTCGTCGCCGTCGGCGGCGGGATTGCCGCGTCGTGGTTCTTCGGCCTCGAGGCGCTGGGCGTCTCGACGGTGGGCCTGATCCCGCGGGGATTTCCGTCGCTCACGCTGCCGGATCCCGCCCTGATCGCCCATCTGGCCCCGGGCGCGCTCGGAATCGCCCTCATGAGCTTCACGGAGACGATCGCGGCGGGCCGCGCCTTCGCGGCGCCCGACGATCCGCCGATCGACGCGAACCGCGAGCTGGTCGCCACGGGGGCCGCCAACCTCGGGGGCGCGCTGCTCGGCGCGATGCCGGCCGGCGGCGGCACCTCGCAGACCGCGGTCGTGCGCGCCGCGGGCGGCAGGTCGCAGAAGGCGTCGCTCGTCACCGCGGGGACGGCGCTCGCGACCATGCTGTTTCTGGCGCCCCTGCTGGGCCTGCTGCCGAACGCCACGCTTGCGGCGGTCGTCATCGTCTACTCGATCGGGCTGATCCAGCCCTCGGAATTCCGCGGCATTCTCAAAGTGCGCACGATGGAGTTCCGATGGGCGATCGCCGCCATGCTCGGGGTGCTCGTGTTCGGCACGCTGAAAGGCATCGTCGTGGCGGTCATCCTTTCGATGATCGGTCTGGCCAGCCAGACGGCCCATCCGCGCGTCTCCGTCATCGGCCGAAAGCGCGGAGCCGATGTCCTCCGGCCGCTCTCGCCCGAGCACCCCGACGACGAGACGTTCGAGGGCCTCCTGATCCTGCGGCCCGAGGGTCGCCTCTACTTCGCGAACGCCCAGAACGTGGGCGACCAGATTCGAGCGCTCGTGGAGCAGTACAGGCCGCGCGTCGTCGCGCTGGACCTGAGCCGCGTGCACGACATCGAGTACTCCGCCCTCCAGATGCTGATCGAGCGCGAGAGACGCGTGACCGACGGCGGCGTCGTGGTCTGGCTCGTGGGGATGAACCCCGGCGTCCTCGAGGTCGTGCGCAAGGCCGGGCTGGACGAGCGCCTCGGCCGCGAGCGCATGCTCTTCAACGCGCGCGCGGCGATCGAACGGTATCAGGCGCTTGGCCGATCCTGATGACCGAACAGGCGAGCTCTTCCGCGGAACGCCTCGAGAGCCGTCTCGAGTTCGAGGCGCTGCTCGCCAACCTCTCTTCCCGGTTCATCAACCTCGCCCCTCGCGACGTGGACCGCGAGATCGAAGACGCGCTGAGCCGCGTCTGCGAGCTTCTCGGCATAGACCTCGCGGTGCTGTGGCAGTGGTCGGCTGCGACTCCGGGCGCCATCATGCCCACCCACTTCTATTACGCCCAGGAAGGTCCGCCACCTTCCGAGCCGCTACACCAGGAGCAGTACCCCTGGACCGTACAGAAGATGCTGGCCGGTCGGATGATCGTCCTCTGTTCGTTGGAGGAGCTGCCGGCCGAGGCCTCCGTGGACCTGGACTCCGCCCGGCGTGTCGGCATCAAGTCAAACCTGACGCTCCCGCTTGCTGTTGGGGGCGAGCCGCCCTTGGGCGCGCTGGCCTTCAACACAGTCCAGGCGAACCGCGACTGGCCGGATATGCTGGTGAATCGGCTGCAGCTGGTCGTGCAGGTCTTCAGTAACGCGCTGATCCGAAAGCGCACCGAAGAGGCGCTTCGCTTGAGTGAGGCCCGCCTGTCGTCCGGGGCCGATCTTGCCGGCCTCGCCTTCTACGAGGTCGACTTCGACCAGGGTGTCATGTACTTCGACGAGCGGCTGCGCGATCTCTGCGGCATTCCCCCGGACCGGGACCGGGGACTCGGAGCCCTGGAATTCTGGATAGAGCATCTGCAACCAGACGACCGTCCGCGTGTGCTGGACGCACGCCAGCAGCTGGATGACGGCAGGCGGGACCGGCTCTCCTTTGAGTATCGCTACCTGCATCCCACCCGCGGGGAGATCTGGATCCATCATCTGTCAGGCGTGAGCGCGCGCGATGCCGCCGGACGGAGGATCCGCACGTTCGGCGTCCTCCGCGACATCACGGAACGAAAGCGCGCCGAGGACACGCTGCGCGACCTGAGCCAGCGCCTGATCCAGGCCCACGAAGAGGAACGCGCGCTCCTGGCTCGCGAGCTGCACGACGACCTGACGCAGCGGCTCGCCGTGCTGGCGATTGACGTCGGCCGCGCCGAGCTCGCCGCGCCGGGCACGCCGCAGGCCGACACGATGAAGGCCGTTCGCGAGGGGCTCGTGCGCCTCAGCGAGGACGTCCACACCCTGGCGTATCAGCTCCACCCTTCGGTTCTCGAGGAGCTCGGCCTTGCAGAGGCTCTCCGGACGGAATGCGAGCGGCTCGGACGGCAGGGCCGGCTCGACGTCTCGCTCAGGCTCGACCCGCTGTCCGGCGTCGTCGGGAGGGACGCGGCTCTCTGTCTGTTTCGCGTGGCACAGGAGGCGCTCAACAACGTGGTCCGCCACGCCGGTGCGCGC
Coding sequences within it:
- a CDS encoding PAS domain-containing protein, which gives rise to MTEQASSSAERLESRLEFEALLANLSSRFINLAPRDVDREIEDALSRVCELLGIDLAVLWQWSAATPGAIMPTHFYYAQEGPPPSEPLHQEQYPWTVQKMLAGRMIVLCSLEELPAEASVDLDSARRVGIKSNLTLPLAVGGEPPLGALAFNTVQANRDWPDMLVNRLQLVVQVFSNALIRKRTEEALRLSEARLSSGADLAGLAFYEVDFDQGVMYFDERLRDLCGIPPDRDRGLGALEFWIEHLQPDDRPRVLDARQQLDDGRRDRLSFEYRYLHPTRGEIWIHHLSGVSARDAAGRRIRTFGVLRDITERKRAEDTLRDLSQRLIQAHEEERALLARELHDDLTQRLAVLAIDVGRAELAAPGTPQADTMKAVREGLVRLSEDVHTLAYQLHPSVLEELGLAEALRTECERLGRQGRLDVSLRLDPLSGVVGRDAALCLFRVAQEALNNVVRHAGARAAAVTLRPMDGGLLLAVRDDGVGFDPAGPGTGRSLGLASMRERVRLVNGTLDVESAPGQGSAIVAWVPAEGGPR
- a CDS encoding nucleotidyl transferase AbiEii/AbiGii toxin family protein, whose amino-acid sequence is MSGDRLTALQRRILGVLAEITPRWTLTGGGALAGVHLGHRGTRDLDLFWRNRSELGNVVADAMSVLRAAGLEIHVLRTAPAFSELRVSDGRETCVVDLVAEPFAAIEPPEQTLIDGAAISVDSKHEILASKLATLLERSEVRDLVDVKALLDAGGDLQAGLRDAPKKDAGFSSLTLAWVLRDFDPLPAVKALGWSAREVEELVSFRQWLITQLTASAAPE
- a CDS encoding SulP family inorganic anion transporter, encoding MTSTAAGPPGAPTFRFDTVAGLTAAAVVLPKAMAYASVAGLPVAVGLYTAFVPTAVYALLGSSRVLSVSSTTTLGILAGTQLGLAVPDGDPAKLVTATATLVALVGAMLVVARLLKLGFVANFISTPVLTGFKAGIGLVIVLDQVPKLLGVHIAKQGFFRDVLGVARHVPETSQVTLLVAGATLLVLIGMERLWPHSPAPLVAVGGGIAASWFFGLEALGVSTVGLIPRGFPSLTLPDPALIAHLAPGALGIALMSFTETIAAGRAFAAPDDPPIDANRELVATGAANLGGALLGAMPAGGGTSQTAVVRAAGGRSQKASLVTAGTALATMLFLAPLLGLLPNATLAAVVIVYSIGLIQPSEFRGILKVRTMEFRWAIAAMLGVLVFGTLKGIVVAVILSMIGLASQTAHPRVSVIGRKRGADVLRPLSPEHPDDETFEGLLILRPEGRLYFANAQNVGDQIRALVEQYRPRVVALDLSRVHDIEYSALQMLIERERRVTDGGVVVWLVGMNPGVLEVVRKAGLDERLGRERMLFNARAAIERYQALGRS